A window of the Myxococcus virescens genome harbors these coding sequences:
- a CDS encoding reverse transcriptase family protein, whose translation MTARLDPFVPAASPQAVPTPEPTAPSPDASAKREARRLAHEALLVRAKAIDEAGGADDWVQAQLVSKGLAVEDLDFSSASEKDKKAWKEKKKAEATERRALKRQAHEAWKATHVGHLGAGVHWAEDRPADAFDVPHREERARANGLTELDSAEALAKALGLSVSKLRWFAFHREVDTATHYVSWTIPKRDGGKRTITSPKPELKEAQRWVLSNVVERLPVHGAAHGFVAGRSILTNALAHQGADVVVKVDLKDFFPSVTWRRVKGLLRKGGLPEGTSTLLSLLSTEAPREAVQFRGKLLHVAKGPRALPQGAPTSPGITNALCLKLDKRLSALAKRLGFTYTRYADDLTFSWTKAKQPKARRTQRPPVAVLLSRVQEVVEAEGFRVHPDKTRVARKGTRQRVTGLVVNAAGKDAPAARVPRDVVRQLRAAIHNRKKGKPGREGESLEQLKGMAAFIHMTDPAKGRAFLAQLAALESTASAAPKAE comes from the coding sequence ATGACCGCCAGGCTGGACCCGTTCGTCCCCGCAGCTTCGCCGCAGGCCGTGCCCACGCCCGAACCCACCGCTCCATCGCCGGACGCGTCCGCGAAGCGTGAGGCCCGCCGGCTGGCGCACGAAGCGCTACTCGTCCGCGCGAAGGCCATCGACGAAGCGGGCGGCGCCGACGACTGGGTGCAGGCGCAGCTCGTCTCCAAGGGCCTCGCGGTGGAGGACCTGGACTTCTCCAGCGCCTCCGAGAAGGACAAGAAGGCCTGGAAGGAGAAGAAGAAGGCCGAGGCCACCGAGCGCCGCGCGCTGAAGCGCCAGGCGCACGAGGCGTGGAAGGCCACGCACGTGGGCCACCTGGGCGCGGGCGTGCACTGGGCGGAGGACCGCCCGGCCGACGCGTTCGACGTGCCCCACCGCGAGGAGCGCGCCCGGGCCAACGGCCTGACGGAGCTGGACTCGGCGGAGGCGTTGGCGAAGGCGCTGGGGCTGAGCGTGTCCAAGCTGCGCTGGTTCGCGTTCCACCGCGAGGTGGACACGGCCACGCACTACGTGAGCTGGACGATTCCGAAGCGGGACGGCGGCAAGCGCACGATTACGTCCCCCAAGCCGGAGCTGAAGGAAGCGCAGCGCTGGGTGCTGTCCAACGTCGTGGAGCGGCTGCCGGTGCACGGCGCGGCGCACGGCTTCGTGGCGGGGCGCTCCATCCTCACCAACGCGCTGGCCCATCAGGGCGCGGACGTGGTGGTGAAGGTGGACCTCAAGGACTTCTTCCCCTCCGTCACCTGGCGCCGGGTGAAGGGCCTGTTGCGCAAGGGCGGCCTGCCGGAGGGCACGTCCACGCTGCTGTCGCTGCTGTCCACGGAAGCACCGCGGGAGGCGGTGCAGTTCCGGGGCAAGCTGCTGCACGTGGCCAAGGGCCCTCGCGCGCTGCCCCAGGGCGCGCCCACGTCGCCGGGCATCACCAACGCGCTGTGCCTGAAGCTGGACAAGCGGCTGTCCGCGCTCGCGAAGCGGCTGGGCTTCACGTACACGCGCTACGCGGACGACCTGACCTTCTCGTGGACGAAGGCGAAGCAGCCCAAGGCGCGGCGGACGCAGCGTCCCCCGGTGGCGGTGCTGCTGTCTCGCGTGCAGGAAGTGGTGGAGGCGGAGGGCTTCCGCGTGCACCCGGACAAGACGCGCGTGGCGCGCAAGGGCACGCGGCAGCGGGTGACGGGGCTGGTCGTGAACGCGGCGGGCAAGGACGCGCCGGCGGCCCGAGTCCCGCGCGACGTGGTGCGCCAGCTGCGCGCCGCCATCCACAACCGGAAGAAGGGCAAGCCGGGACGCGAGGGCGAGTCGCTGGAGCAGCTCAAGGGCATGGCCGCCTTCATCCACATGACGGACCCGGCCAAGGGCCGCGCCTTCCTGGCGCAGCTCGCGGCGCTGGAGTCCACGGCGAGCGCGGCTCCGAAGGCGGAGTGA
- a CDS encoding alpha/beta hydrolase gives MKWRWLLGGALALGLLAALAVFGRALRHSEAYFHYPRPKAERPADFAEAKDVSLQTSDGLTLRGWYVPSRNRAAVVLAHGLSQTRADLLPEARILRAAGYGVLLFDLRAHGESEGGFSTWGDLERRDVRAALDFVRAQPDVDPERVGALGFSIGSAAVAEVAAEDPAVRAVVLLSPFNTLWLAAAYDFRRFGFVSQSGALVPFWRRGIALEEVRTIDAVERIRPRPLLIVMGTEESGQPLADELFAKVREYAQTWRIQGAGHGNFSATEPEAYPQRLKAFLDAALLAR, from the coding sequence ATGAAGTGGCGGTGGCTGCTGGGTGGAGCGCTCGCGCTGGGGCTGCTGGCCGCGCTGGCGGTGTTCGGTAGGGCGCTGCGTCATTCCGAGGCCTACTTCCACTACCCACGCCCCAAGGCCGAGCGCCCCGCTGACTTCGCCGAGGCAAAGGACGTTTCGCTTCAGACGTCGGATGGGCTGACGCTGCGGGGCTGGTACGTGCCGTCGCGGAACCGCGCCGCCGTGGTGCTGGCGCACGGCCTGTCCCAGACGCGCGCGGACCTGCTGCCCGAAGCGCGAATCCTGCGGGCCGCGGGCTATGGCGTGCTGCTCTTCGACCTGCGCGCCCACGGTGAAAGCGAGGGCGGTTTCTCCACCTGGGGAGACCTGGAGCGCCGGGACGTGCGGGCCGCGCTGGACTTCGTACGCGCCCAGCCGGACGTGGACCCGGAGCGGGTAGGGGCGCTCGGCTTCTCGATTGGCTCCGCGGCCGTGGCGGAGGTGGCGGCGGAGGACCCGGCGGTGCGCGCCGTGGTGCTGCTGTCCCCGTTCAACACGCTGTGGCTGGCCGCCGCGTATGACTTCCGCCGCTTCGGCTTCGTGTCGCAAAGCGGGGCGCTGGTGCCCTTCTGGCGGCGCGGCATCGCCCTGGAAGAGGTGCGCACCATCGACGCGGTGGAGCGCATCCGCCCCCGGCCGCTGCTCATCGTCATGGGGACGGAGGAGTCAGGACAGCCGCTCGCTGACGAGCTCTTCGCCAAGGTGCGCGAGTATGCCCAGACATGGCGCATCCAGGGCGCCGGGCACGGGAACTTCAGCGCCACCGAGCCGGAGGCGTACCCCCAGCGGTTGAAGGCGTTCCTCGACGCCGCGTTGCTCGCGCGCTGA
- a CDS encoding GMC oxidoreductase, translating into MGTSRMMFDVVVVGGGACGGWTAKQLTEAGLRVLVLEAGRGMSADRMLWMLHRMRQSLGYLAETDDQRKVRQSVQSTTFAWPFHPHAFVDDVDNPYTTPEDQPFTWIRARQVGGRTSVKAHGRQFYRLSDFNFKAGTQDGQGPDWPLTLAELAPHYETVERWMGIHGNADGLDILPDSVFAGAIAMTPAEQRLKEQVERRWPERRVIVRRTAGAPVTMPAALKTGRLALRTNAVVDQVLYDAATGRATGVHYLDARTGKSYEAHARVVVLAAGAIESTRLLLNSRCSAFPDGLANTSGQLGRNLMDHTYMLGIEAKMNLPPEAQRQEHSWAYIPQFRNVATKEQDFARGYGVQVFTFGDNCHFVPFGEMVPRPENRVTLSPTVKDRWGIPAAHIECRHSANELKMAEDALAACKEMMEAAGFTVEKANATLSTPGMAIHEVGTARMGTDPKTSVLNPHNQSWDVPNLFINDGACFPSQGPQNPTLTMMAIAVRASAHIVKEFKAGRL; encoded by the coding sequence GTGGGCACATCCAGGATGATGTTCGACGTGGTGGTGGTGGGTGGTGGCGCTTGCGGCGGATGGACAGCCAAGCAGCTGACGGAAGCAGGCTTGCGTGTCCTGGTGCTCGAAGCGGGCCGAGGCATGAGCGCGGACCGGATGCTGTGGATGCTCCACCGCATGCGCCAATCCCTTGGCTACCTGGCGGAGACGGACGACCAGCGCAAGGTGCGCCAGTCGGTGCAGAGCACCACCTTCGCGTGGCCCTTCCACCCGCACGCCTTCGTCGACGACGTGGACAATCCCTACACCACGCCGGAGGACCAGCCCTTCACGTGGATTCGTGCACGGCAGGTGGGCGGGCGCACGTCCGTGAAGGCGCACGGGCGCCAGTTCTACCGGCTGTCTGACTTCAACTTCAAAGCAGGCACGCAGGATGGACAGGGACCGGACTGGCCGCTGACGCTGGCGGAGCTGGCGCCGCACTACGAGACGGTGGAGCGGTGGATGGGCATCCACGGCAACGCGGATGGCCTGGACATTCTGCCGGACTCCGTCTTCGCGGGTGCCATCGCCATGACGCCCGCGGAGCAGCGCCTGAAGGAACAGGTGGAGCGCCGCTGGCCGGAACGCCGCGTCATCGTCCGCCGCACGGCGGGAGCGCCCGTGACGATGCCCGCCGCGTTGAAGACGGGCCGGCTCGCGCTGCGCACGAACGCGGTGGTGGACCAGGTGCTGTACGACGCGGCGACAGGGCGCGCCACGGGGGTGCACTACCTCGACGCGAGGACGGGCAAGTCCTACGAGGCCCACGCGCGGGTGGTGGTGCTGGCGGCGGGCGCGATTGAATCCACGCGGCTGCTGCTGAACTCGCGATGCAGCGCGTTCCCGGACGGATTGGCGAACACGTCGGGGCAGTTGGGCCGCAACCTGATGGACCACACGTACATGCTGGGCATCGAGGCAAAGATGAACCTGCCTCCCGAAGCCCAACGGCAGGAGCATAGCTGGGCGTACATCCCCCAGTTCCGCAACGTGGCCACGAAGGAGCAGGACTTCGCGCGCGGCTACGGCGTGCAGGTCTTCACCTTTGGGGACAACTGCCACTTCGTGCCCTTCGGGGAGATGGTGCCGCGCCCGGAGAATCGCGTGACGCTCAGTCCGACGGTGAAGGACCGCTGGGGCATCCCCGCCGCGCACATCGAATGCCGGCACTCCGCCAACGAGCTGAAGATGGCCGAGGACGCGCTGGCGGCGTGCAAGGAGATGATGGAGGCAGCCGGCTTCACCGTGGAGAAGGCCAACGCCACGTTGTCCACGCCGGGCATGGCCATCCACGAGGTGGGCACGGCGCGCATGGGCACGGACCCGAAGACGTCGGTGCTCAATCCCCACAACCAGAGCTGGGACGTGCCCAACCTCTTCATCAACGACGGTGCCTGCTTCCCCTCCCAGGGACCGCAGAACCCCACGCTGACGATGATGGCCATCGCCGTGCGCGCCAGTGCGCACATCGTGAAGGAGTTCAAAGCCGGGCGGCTGTGA
- the lnt gene encoding apolipoprotein N-acyltransferase translates to MTGVQVGVGRGRHLGAALLGVLGTTVLFALFGRLEARWLALGWVAMVPWLAALDRARSAREALGLGVLLSVTFTAAVFHWFPGALQAYSRAPTVVGWALFLLVAPLLQLQFVAAALTRYAARRLAREGQGWLPPLVGTLAYVGVEGVTPKLFADTLGHGLYASEWMRQGADVAGAPGLTLMLLLGNECVLAAFRAWRGHGARAAWKPVAGLTTLVFVLSGYGAFRHAQVREATRREGGLVVGAVQANITRYEKLKAEMGAYQVVRMVLDTHYAMSDALLREGPLDLLVWPETVYPTPFGTPRSETGAKLDAEIAGYVSERGVPLVFGAYELEGEREFNAAMFLGPSSPGGSFERAAYRKTMLFPLTEWVPDAIDTPTLREWLPWTGRWKRGPGPRAVSFTLRDGRKLRVAPLICYETIFPEYVAQGVRQGAELLLTLSNDSWFTGTPAPRLHLMHAAFRSIETRRPQVRVTNSGVTALIDITGAVVAEVDDNQRAGLTMRVPETAALMTLALAWGDWLSPLALVSAVGLLLVALLRRRRAWP, encoded by the coding sequence GTGACCGGCGTCCAGGTGGGGGTGGGACGCGGGCGGCACCTCGGGGCGGCGCTGCTCGGTGTCCTGGGGACCACGGTCCTGTTCGCGCTGTTCGGGCGGCTGGAGGCGCGCTGGCTGGCGCTCGGCTGGGTGGCGATGGTGCCCTGGCTCGCGGCGCTGGACCGGGCCCGCTCGGCGCGCGAGGCGCTGGGCCTGGGTGTGCTGCTCAGCGTGACGTTCACCGCCGCCGTCTTTCACTGGTTCCCGGGCGCGCTCCAGGCGTACTCGCGGGCGCCCACGGTGGTCGGTTGGGCGCTGTTCCTGCTGGTGGCGCCGCTGCTCCAGCTCCAGTTCGTCGCCGCCGCGCTGACCCGGTACGCGGCGCGGCGTCTGGCGCGGGAGGGACAGGGCTGGCTGCCGCCCCTGGTGGGGACGCTCGCCTATGTTGGCGTGGAGGGAGTCACGCCGAAGCTCTTCGCGGACACGCTGGGACATGGGCTCTATGCATCGGAGTGGATGCGCCAGGGCGCGGACGTCGCGGGGGCGCCTGGGCTCACGCTGATGCTGCTGCTGGGCAATGAGTGCGTGCTCGCGGCGTTTCGTGCCTGGAGGGGCCATGGGGCGCGGGCCGCCTGGAAGCCCGTGGCAGGGCTGACGACGTTGGTGTTCGTGCTGTCGGGGTACGGCGCCTTCCGGCATGCGCAGGTGCGCGAGGCAACCCGGCGTGAGGGCGGGCTGGTGGTGGGCGCGGTGCAGGCGAACATCACCCGCTATGAGAAGCTGAAGGCGGAGATGGGGGCCTACCAGGTCGTGCGGATGGTGCTCGACACGCACTACGCGATGTCGGACGCGCTGCTACGAGAAGGACCGCTGGACCTGCTGGTGTGGCCGGAGACGGTGTACCCCACGCCCTTTGGGACGCCTCGCAGCGAGACGGGCGCGAAGCTGGACGCGGAGATCGCCGGCTACGTCTCCGAGCGCGGCGTGCCGCTCGTCTTCGGCGCCTACGAGCTGGAGGGCGAGCGCGAGTTCAACGCGGCCATGTTCCTGGGGCCGTCGTCACCTGGAGGCTCGTTCGAGCGCGCAGCGTACCGCAAGACGATGCTCTTCCCGCTGACGGAGTGGGTGCCGGACGCCATCGACACCCCCACGCTTCGCGAGTGGCTGCCGTGGACGGGACGCTGGAAGCGAGGGCCCGGGCCTCGGGCGGTGAGCTTCACGCTGCGCGACGGACGCAAGCTCCGGGTGGCGCCGCTCATCTGCTACGAGACCATCTTCCCCGAGTATGTCGCGCAGGGCGTGCGGCAGGGCGCGGAGCTGCTGCTCACGCTGTCCAATGACTCGTGGTTCACCGGCACGCCCGCACCCCGGCTGCACCTGATGCACGCGGCCTTCCGCAGCATCGAGACGCGGCGGCCACAGGTGAGGGTGACGAATTCGGGTGTGACCGCGCTCATCGACATCACGGGCGCGGTGGTGGCCGAGGTGGACGACAACCAGCGCGCCGGCCTCACCATGCGCGTGCCGGAGACGGCCGCGCTGATGACGCTCGCGCTGGCATGGGGTGACTGGCTGAGCCCATTGGCGCTGGTGTCGGCAGTGGGGTTGCTCTTGGTCGCGCTGCTGCGGCGACGGAGGGCTTGGCCCTGA
- a CDS encoding SGNH/GDSL hydrolase family protein: MSFRHSGMSVVAMCAAFTVGGSAMASTLNQNTSWTIDQPSTSTKYRVVAYGDSIYAGYNGSVFFWNVARRAAPVVQGEDLARKWNADVEVIRRTKSGAKADDIYNNKIVSERSYMQAANTRVVMFEMCGNDYLQARSAFSGQTGTCNYSGLEAALATCTTYMERAMQTINQYAPAAATKIISNIYYPGFNADNVNTQCRDSATGQVVNKREKFLPLLARSNWRACSLAARHGFKCADSFAEYMAADYDSNGDGKVDSEAIRYIEGESEAAYVQRISVTLRSTLRDSNTHFVNASTSYDYLQSDDTHPTYTGGTISSSGGTGALPTDTSTWNKTGHDRMGWESAKFNPARP; encoded by the coding sequence ATGTCTTTCCGTCACAGCGGGATGTCCGTCGTCGCCATGTGCGCGGCCTTCACGGTCGGTGGTAGCGCGATGGCGAGCACCCTCAACCAGAACACGTCGTGGACCATCGACCAGCCGTCGACGTCGACGAAGTACCGCGTGGTGGCCTACGGCGACTCCATCTACGCCGGCTACAACGGTTCCGTCTTCTTCTGGAACGTGGCCCGCCGCGCGGCGCCGGTGGTGCAGGGCGAGGACCTGGCGCGGAAGTGGAACGCGGACGTGGAGGTCATCCGCCGCACCAAGTCCGGCGCGAAGGCGGACGACATCTACAACAACAAGATTGTCTCTGAGCGCTCGTACATGCAGGCGGCCAACACCCGCGTCGTCATGTTCGAGATGTGTGGCAACGACTACCTCCAGGCGCGCAGCGCCTTCTCTGGGCAGACGGGCACCTGTAACTACTCCGGCCTGGAGGCCGCGCTGGCGACCTGCACCACGTACATGGAGCGGGCGATGCAGACCATCAACCAGTACGCGCCCGCCGCCGCGACCAAGATCATCTCCAACATCTACTACCCGGGCTTCAACGCGGACAACGTGAACACCCAGTGCCGGGACTCCGCCACGGGCCAGGTGGTGAACAAGCGGGAGAAGTTCCTGCCGCTGCTGGCGAGGAGCAACTGGCGTGCGTGCAGCCTGGCGGCTCGCCACGGCTTCAAGTGCGCGGACTCGTTCGCGGAGTACATGGCCGCGGATTACGACTCCAACGGTGATGGCAAGGTGGACTCCGAGGCCATCCGCTACATCGAGGGCGAGTCCGAGGCGGCGTACGTCCAGCGCATCTCCGTCACGCTGCGCTCCACGCTGCGCGACTCCAACACGCACTTCGTCAACGCGAGCACCAGCTACGACTACCTCCAGTCTGACGACACCCACCCGACCTACACCGGTGGCACCATTTCCAGCTCGGGCGGCACCGGCGCGCTGCCCACCGACACCTCGACCTGGAACAAGACTGGCCACGACCGCATGGGCTGGGAGAGCGCGAAGTTCAACCCCGCCAGGCCGTAG
- a CDS encoding chloride channel protein: MNLSRGTRALMQWLLLGGLVGVVCGVASAVFLYLLDEATHFREGRPWLVYALPVAGLVLGAVYGKWGGPIRGGNNLVLDTVHASDAQVPVRMAPMVLVGTVLTHLFGGSAGREGTAVQMGGSLADLVARRFRVGPDTRRELLAAGIAGGFGSVFGTPVAGAVFGLEVVVVGRMGYEALLPALVASVVGDLVTRGLGIHHTPYPAPGALPLTVVVLAKWLVFAVAVAVVATMFVELMHRLKKLLEQRVQVLPLRMALGGLAVLLLWLLAGTDDYLGLGVPGIQRAFEDPALPVSAFAWKLAFTVVTLAAGFLGGEVTPLFFIGASLGNVLARLLGLPLDLGAAVGMAALFAAAANTPLALSIMAVELLGANVLPHVAIVATVAYLLTGHRGIYPSQRIARMKHGGPLLEKIVALRELTREDRAPPSGPEGRGGG, from the coding sequence GTGAATCTTTCCCGTGGCACGAGAGCGCTGATGCAGTGGCTGCTCCTGGGTGGGCTGGTGGGCGTCGTCTGCGGCGTGGCGTCCGCGGTCTTCTTGTACCTGTTGGACGAAGCGACGCACTTCCGGGAAGGACGCCCGTGGCTGGTGTACGCGCTGCCGGTGGCGGGGCTGGTGCTGGGGGCGGTGTACGGGAAGTGGGGTGGGCCCATTCGCGGGGGCAACAACCTGGTGCTGGACACGGTGCACGCGAGTGACGCGCAGGTGCCGGTGCGCATGGCGCCCATGGTGCTGGTGGGGACGGTGCTGACGCACCTGTTCGGCGGCAGCGCGGGCCGCGAGGGCACAGCGGTGCAGATGGGCGGCAGTCTGGCGGACCTGGTGGCGCGGCGCTTCCGGGTGGGCCCGGACACGCGCCGCGAGTTGCTGGCCGCGGGCATCGCGGGTGGGTTCGGTTCGGTGTTCGGCACGCCGGTGGCGGGGGCGGTGTTCGGGCTGGAGGTCGTGGTGGTGGGGCGCATGGGCTACGAGGCCCTGCTGCCCGCGCTGGTGGCATCCGTGGTGGGAGACCTGGTGACGCGGGGGCTGGGCATCCACCACACGCCGTATCCGGCGCCGGGGGCGCTGCCGCTGACGGTGGTGGTGTTGGCGAAGTGGCTGGTGTTCGCGGTGGCGGTGGCCGTGGTGGCGACGATGTTCGTGGAGTTGATGCACCGGCTGAAGAAGCTGCTGGAGCAGCGCGTGCAGGTGTTGCCGCTGCGAATGGCGCTGGGCGGTCTGGCGGTGCTGCTGCTGTGGCTGCTGGCCGGTACGGATGACTACCTGGGCCTGGGGGTACCGGGCATCCAGCGGGCCTTCGAGGACCCAGCGCTGCCCGTGTCGGCATTCGCGTGGAAGCTTGCCTTCACGGTGGTGACACTGGCCGCGGGATTCCTCGGCGGCGAGGTGACGCCGCTGTTCTTCATCGGCGCGTCGCTGGGCAACGTCCTGGCGCGGCTGTTGGGTCTGCCGTTGGATTTGGGCGCGGCGGTGGGCATGGCGGCCCTGTTCGCGGCCGCGGCGAACACGCCGCTGGCGCTGTCCATCATGGCTGTGGAGCTGTTGGGGGCGAATGTGTTGCCCCACGTGGCGATTGTGGCCACGGTGGCGTACCTGCTCACGGGGCACCGGGGCATCTATCCGTCACAGCGGATTGCGCGGATGAAACACGGAGGGCCGCTGCTGGAGAAAATCGTGGCCCTGCGGGAGCTGACCCGCGAGGACCGCGCCCCGCCCTCAGGGCCTGAGGGACGGGGCGGAGGCTGA
- a CDS encoding putative metal-binding motif-containing protein: MMRWSMALLLFTACSVPSLEELQGERPLACDAQHACGAGQVCVFGACQESPCGSTTPTVAYADADGDGFAAVDAPSRVFCGAVPAGYSTTLGDCDDARAEAYPGAPELCNGLDDNCDGQIETGVVNKVWYLDKDRDGFGLNGPGTEACDPPSELHVEVTGDCNDARADIHPNAVEACNGVDDNCDGRADELFTEGPGALGTACTEFCNGTYACNDAQTGTVCVGTPPTPLYADADSDGEGEKDSAPVGELCPGAPLPSMMAANTLDCDDADRDTNTQGTEVCDGLDNDCDGQVDEEMSCGSLKRVVDPVLAGGNWRTVAVHPSGYPVWVAGLGGRLAVKMDATSAFVSHSGDTTTRCGPAGNTLDWHAAWVNPNNSYVIVVGEDGWMGEHNGGSCFTNQVSLPGTSDYFSSVVGIGSPAQVFVVTSLGHLYEWTAQTTRHDSPGRYWGLHAFGQDALYAVGSTGESSPLTPMVGLYTRSIIWGTPSVQNLQGTAGYNGGLRAVWAADATLIYAVGDGGLVVKGSGQSRDWERVLPPSGPAVNYVSVAVPPGTETAYVMGNDGNRGRLQRLTPYGWAKAPAFTPSAPNAPLRDIAMTSSSNFWIVGDDGHVYHFPEP; encoded by the coding sequence ATGATGCGCTGGAGCATGGCCTTGCTGCTGTTCACCGCGTGCTCCGTCCCGAGTCTGGAGGAACTCCAAGGGGAACGTCCCCTGGCATGTGATGCGCAGCATGCCTGTGGAGCGGGACAGGTATGTGTTTTTGGTGCCTGTCAGGAGAGTCCCTGTGGCTCAACCACGCCGACGGTGGCATATGCGGATGCGGATGGGGACGGCTTCGCAGCGGTGGATGCGCCTTCGCGCGTGTTCTGTGGCGCCGTTCCGGCTGGCTATTCCACAACCCTGGGAGACTGCGATGACGCGCGCGCGGAGGCTTATCCTGGCGCGCCGGAACTTTGTAACGGCCTGGATGACAACTGCGACGGCCAGATTGAAACGGGGGTCGTCAACAAGGTCTGGTACCTGGACAAGGACCGCGATGGCTTTGGACTCAATGGGCCCGGCACGGAGGCCTGTGACCCGCCGAGTGAACTTCATGTCGAGGTGACGGGGGATTGTAACGACGCGCGGGCCGACATCCATCCAAACGCTGTGGAGGCGTGCAACGGCGTGGATGACAACTGCGACGGGCGCGCCGACGAGCTGTTCACGGAGGGGCCGGGGGCGTTGGGGACGGCGTGCACGGAGTTCTGCAACGGGACGTATGCCTGCAACGACGCGCAGACGGGGACTGTCTGCGTCGGCACGCCTCCGACGCCGCTCTACGCGGACGCGGACAGCGACGGAGAGGGCGAGAAGGACAGCGCGCCGGTGGGCGAGCTGTGTCCTGGCGCGCCGCTGCCTTCGATGATGGCGGCGAACACGCTGGACTGTGATGATGCTGACCGCGACACGAACACCCAGGGCACGGAGGTCTGCGACGGGCTGGACAACGACTGCGACGGGCAGGTGGATGAGGAGATGTCCTGCGGCTCGCTGAAGAGGGTGGTGGACCCCGTGCTTGCAGGGGGCAATTGGAGGACGGTGGCCGTGCACCCGAGTGGTTACCCGGTGTGGGTGGCGGGATTGGGTGGCAGGCTGGCGGTGAAGATGGACGCGACTTCAGCGTTCGTGAGTCACAGCGGGGATACGACGACTCGGTGTGGGCCGGCCGGAAACACGCTGGACTGGCACGCGGCGTGGGTCAATCCCAATAACAGCTATGTGATTGTGGTCGGTGAAGACGGTTGGATGGGCGAGCACAACGGGGGCTCCTGCTTCACCAATCAAGTGAGTCTCCCTGGCACCAGTGACTACTTCTCAAGCGTTGTCGGAATCGGAAGTCCAGCTCAGGTATTTGTCGTCACCAGCTTGGGCCACTTGTATGAGTGGACGGCCCAAACTACTCGCCACGACTCGCCCGGCCGGTACTGGGGGCTCCATGCATTCGGTCAGGATGCGCTGTATGCAGTGGGCTCGACAGGGGAGTCGTCACCGCTGACGCCGATGGTGGGTCTCTATACCCGCAGCATCATCTGGGGCACTCCTTCAGTGCAGAACCTCCAGGGGACCGCGGGATACAACGGCGGCTTGCGAGCGGTATGGGCTGCGGACGCGACGCTCATCTACGCGGTGGGTGACGGCGGCTTGGTGGTGAAAGGCAGCGGTCAGTCGAGGGACTGGGAGCGGGTGCTTCCTCCCTCGGGGCCCGCGGTCAATTACGTCAGTGTTGCCGTGCCGCCGGGAACCGAAACGGCCTATGTCATGGGCAATGACGGCAACAGGGGACGACTACAGCGGCTGACCCCATACGGATGGGCCAAGGCCCCAGCCTTCACCCCAAGCGCACCAAACGCGCCGCTCCGCGACATCGCCATGACTTCCTCAAGCAACTTCTGGATCGTCGGCGACGACGGACACGTCTACCACTTCCCGGAGCCGTAG